In the Flagellimonas sp. HMM57 genome, one interval contains:
- a CDS encoding S9 family peptidase → MKQQLMDIKAPIAKKKPTRLEKHGDIRIDDYYWMNDREDQEVIDYLKSENAYYQKMTAHTKDFQEKLFLEMKSRIKEDDSSVPYKYNGYWYITKYKVGQEYPIYSRRKEHMDAEDEILFDCNELAKSHDYFNLKGVSVSPDNIMASFGVDTVSRREYDLQIKNLLTGKVYPDKIEKTTGSSVWGNDCKTLFYTKKDPVTLRSDKIYRHTLGTPTTDDVLVYHEKDETFNTFVYKTKSKKFIVIGSVSTLTSEYQILNANTPEGDFKMFSPRETGVEYSIAHYNGSFYILTNKDNATNFKLMKTAEDKTTSDNWKEFIKHRKHVLLEDVEIFKDYYVLSERENGLNKLKITKWDGRYSYNLPFESETYVAGTSVNVDFDTKELRYYYNEMGAPYAIIDFNMESRTQTILKEQEVLGGTFDKENYRTERLWTIARDGIKVPISLVYHKDTKLDGTSPLFQYAYGSYGSTIDPYFSSIRLSLLDRGFIFAIAHVRGGEYLGRPWYEDGKLLRKKNTFTDFIDCSKFLIEKKYTSPEHLYANGGSAGGLLMGAIINMAPELYNGVIAAVPFVDVVTTMLDDTIPLTTGEYDEWGNPNDKTYYGYMKSYSPYDNVTAQDYPNLYVSTGLHDSQVQYWEPAKWVAKLREHKTDDNLLFLDTNMDAGHGGASGRFESLKETAKEYAFILDLEEKLVLK, encoded by the coding sequence ATGAAACAACAGTTGATGGACATAAAAGCCCCGATCGCCAAAAAGAAACCAACAAGATTGGAAAAGCACGGCGATATCAGAATAGACGATTACTATTGGATGAACGATAGGGAAGACCAAGAGGTAATCGATTATTTAAAATCCGAAAATGCGTATTACCAAAAGATGACTGCGCACACCAAGGATTTTCAAGAAAAGCTTTTTCTAGAGATGAAATCTAGGATAAAAGAAGATGACTCTTCGGTTCCCTATAAGTATAATGGATATTGGTACATAACGAAATACAAGGTAGGACAGGAGTATCCAATATATTCCAGAAGGAAAGAGCATATGGATGCTGAGGATGAAATACTATTTGATTGCAATGAACTTGCCAAAAGCCATGACTATTTCAATTTAAAGGGAGTATCTGTAAGTCCTGATAATATAATGGCATCTTTTGGTGTGGATACAGTATCCAGGAGAGAGTATGATTTACAAATCAAAAATTTACTGACAGGGAAAGTTTACCCTGATAAAATTGAGAAGACAACGGGAAGTTCGGTTTGGGGAAATGACTGCAAAACCTTGTTTTATACCAAAAAAGACCCAGTAACCCTGCGTTCGGACAAAATTTACAGGCATACGTTGGGCACTCCAACTACTGATGATGTATTGGTGTACCATGAAAAGGATGAAACCTTCAATACATTTGTCTACAAGACCAAGTCCAAAAAGTTTATTGTAATTGGTTCCGTAAGTACATTAACTTCTGAGTATCAAATTTTAAATGCAAATACTCCTGAAGGGGATTTCAAAATGTTTTCCCCAAGAGAAACTGGGGTAGAATATTCCATTGCCCATTATAATGGCAGCTTTTATATCCTTACCAATAAGGACAACGCCACCAATTTTAAATTGATGAAAACCGCTGAAGATAAAACTACATCGGATAACTGGAAGGAATTTATTAAACATAGAAAACATGTTTTGTTGGAAGACGTGGAAATATTCAAGGACTATTATGTGCTTTCCGAGAGAGAAAATGGGCTGAATAAGCTGAAAATCACCAAATGGGATGGTAGATATAGTTACAATCTGCCTTTTGAAAGTGAAACTTATGTGGCTGGAACATCTGTAAATGTAGATTTCGATACTAAAGAACTTCGCTATTATTATAATGAAATGGGAGCTCCTTATGCGATCATCGACTTTAATATGGAAAGCAGAACCCAGACAATCTTGAAAGAACAAGAAGTTCTTGGAGGCACATTTGACAAAGAAAATTACAGGACAGAACGTTTGTGGACCATAGCAAGAGATGGAATAAAGGTTCCTATTTCCTTGGTTTACCATAAGGATACAAAATTGGATGGAACAAGTCCTTTGTTTCAATATGCCTATGGTTCCTATGGAAGTACAATTGACCCCTATTTTTCTTCAATTCGTTTGAGTTTGTTGGATAGAGGTTTCATTTTTGCTATTGCGCATGTAAGAGGTGGCGAATATTTGGGTAGGCCTTGGTATGAAGATGGTAAATTGTTGCGTAAGAAAAATACGTTCACAGACTTTATTGACTGCTCCAAGTTTTTAATTGAAAAGAAATATACCAGTCCTGAACATTTGTATGCCAACGGAGGTTCTGCAGGGGGGTTACTGATGGGGGCTATCATTAACATGGCTCCAGAACTTTATAATGGTGTAATTGCAGCTGTCCCCTTTGTGGATGTTGTTACCACGATGTTGGATGATACCATTCCCTTGACCACTGGGGAATATGATGAATGGGGCAATCCAAATGATAAAACATACTATGGCTACATGAAATCCTATTCCCCATATGATAATGTTACGGCACAGGATTATCCAAATCTATATGTTTCGACAGGATTGCACGATTCCCAGGTACAATATTGGGAACCGGCTAAATGGGTCGCCAAATTAAGGGAACACAAAACGGACGATAACCTTCTTTTTTTGGATACCAATATGGATGCAGGCCATGGTGGAGCTTCGGGTAGGTTTGAATCTTTAAAGGAAACAGCGAAAGAATATGCCTTCATTCTGGATTTGGAAGAAAAACTTGTCTTAAAATAA
- a CDS encoding YbaB/EbfC family nucleoid-associated protein — translation MFGDMMGMMGKLKETQQKVEATKKRMDTVMIDETSSDGHLKVTITANRELKSIDIDEALLQDKEQLEDYLIITLNKAIAKATNVNETELAAVAKEGMPNIPGMDSMFE, via the coding sequence ATGTTTGGAGATATGATGGGAATGATGGGGAAGCTCAAAGAGACCCAACAAAAAGTAGAGGCAACCAAAAAACGAATGGATACCGTGATGATTGATGAAACTTCTTCTGACGGTCACCTTAAAGTAACTATTACTGCAAATAGAGAGTTAAAATCCATAGACATTGATGAAGCTCTATTACAGGATAAAGAACAGCTTGAAGATTATCTCATCATTACACTGAACAAGGCTATTGCAAAAGCTACGAATGTTAATGAAACAGAGTTGGCCGCCGTTGCCAAAGAAGGAATGCCAAACATTCCGGGGATGGACTCGATGTTTGAATAG
- a CDS encoding JAB-like toxin 1 domain-containing protein, with protein sequence MRIGSVLFNPFTKSIVGFVETDKVYSEATLEPEIVSRWMTPDPLTEEREWVNPYNFVQNNPIIRTDPTGLLDTYGVNNDGDVVWLDDKTYLDENGNEVDRLYAIDDQNNIVDSNSGQDFATAMVDDNSGSSFLKDLASDNTGVDFGVTQNMADAFDVFKFAADNSSVEWGLQSYKLDNGANSYIVGTSKSESYAFNGYHLGLSGGYAVENLLFDVHSHVGNGTASGYRDNSFPFTGDKERQFNHKTELDKKGLPLPLYYIYNNKSNELYRYTPSYGDKFIKKINRSSDFYNGKFK encoded by the coding sequence GTGCGGATAGGCTCTGTACTGTTCAATCCCTTTACTAAATCCATTGTCGGGTTTGTTGAGACCGACAAGGTATATTCGGAAGCGACCTTGGAGCCTGAGATTGTTAGCCGTTGGATGACCCCAGACCCGTTGACAGAGGAAAGAGAGTGGGTAAATCCATACAATTTTGTTCAAAATAATCCAATTATCAGAACTGACCCAACCGGTCTATTGGATACTTACGGAGTAAACAATGATGGTGATGTTGTATGGCTGGACGACAAAACGTATCTTGACGAAAACGGGAATGAAGTTGACAGACTTTATGCGATAGATGACCAAAATAATATTGTCGATTCCAATAGTGGTCAGGACTTTGCAACTGCAATGGTGGATGATAATTCTGGGTCAAGTTTTCTAAAAGACTTAGCATCTGATAACACTGGTGTAGATTTTGGAGTAACTCAGAATATGGCAGACGCATTTGATGTGTTTAAGTTTGCAGCAGATAACTCAAGTGTAGAATGGGGGCTACAAAGCTATAAACTTGATAATGGTGCCAACTCTTATATAGTTGGAACATCAAAAAGTGAAAGTTATGCCTTTAATGGTTATCATTTAGGTTTGTCTGGAGGTTATGCAGTAGAAAATTTATTGTTTGATGTACATAGTCACGTGGGTAACGGAACTGCATCTGGGTATAGAGATAATTCTTTTCCATTTACAGGAGACAAGGAAAGACAATTCAATCACAAAACAGAACTAGATAAAAAAGGATTACCTCTTCCATTATATTATATCTACAATAACAAATCAAATGAACTCTATAGATATACTCCCTCCTATGGTGATAAATTTATTAAGAAAATAAATCGCTCAAGTGACTTTTATAATGGAAAATTCAAGTAA
- a CDS encoding PLP-dependent cysteine synthase family protein: protein MEKQINAHSNILELIGNTPLVKLNKITASLTGNFYAKLEAFNPGHSAKDRIAAYIIEEAERKGILKPDSTIIETTSGNTGFSLAMVSIVKGYKCILAVSSKSSPDKIDMLRSMGAKVYVCPAHVSADDPRSYYEVAKRLHNETANSIYINQYFNTLNIEAHYKTTGPEIWNQTNGNITHLVACSGTGGTISGIAQYLKEQNPNVKVLGVDAYGSVLKKYHETGEFDHNEVYPYRIEGLGKNLIPTATDFEVIDRYVKVTDGESAHMARKIAQTEGMFVGYTSGAAMQALYQLNTEGEFSKDSNVVVIFPDHGSRYMSKVFSNEWMENQGFFDIQNTDVPEKIEYIE from the coding sequence ATGGAGAAACAGATAAATGCGCACAGCAATATTCTAGAATTAATTGGAAATACCCCCTTAGTTAAGCTCAATAAAATTACAGCATCTCTTACCGGAAATTTCTATGCTAAGTTAGAGGCCTTTAATCCAGGTCATTCTGCAAAGGATAGGATTGCTGCATACATTATTGAGGAAGCAGAACGCAAGGGTATTCTTAAACCGGATAGTACCATAATTGAGACAACATCTGGCAATACAGGTTTCAGTTTGGCGATGGTAAGTATAGTGAAAGGGTATAAATGTATTTTGGCCGTTAGCTCAAAATCATCCCCAGACAAAATAGATATGCTTCGCTCCATGGGAGCAAAGGTCTATGTCTGTCCTGCCCATGTTAGTGCAGATGATCCAAGATCTTATTACGAGGTTGCCAAACGCCTCCACAATGAAACCGCCAATTCCATCTATATCAATCAGTACTTTAACACGTTGAATATAGAGGCCCATTATAAAACGACCGGTCCGGAAATCTGGAATCAAACCAATGGAAACATAACCCATTTAGTGGCATGTAGTGGCACTGGTGGTACTATTTCCGGTATTGCTCAATATTTGAAGGAACAAAACCCTAACGTAAAAGTTTTGGGTGTAGATGCCTATGGTTCAGTACTTAAAAAGTATCATGAAACCGGAGAATTTGACCATAACGAAGTGTATCCCTATAGAATTGAGGGGTTGGGTAAAAACTTAATCCCAACAGCCACAGATTTTGAGGTTATTGACCGTTATGTAAAGGTTACCGATGGTGAAAGTGCCCATATGGCCAGAAAGATAGCCCAGACCGAGGGTATGTTTGTTGGCTATACGAGCGGAGCCGCTATGCAGGCTTTGTACCAATTGAATACGGAAGGTGAGTTTTCAAAGGACAGCAATGTAGTAGTAATTTTCCCAGATCACGGTTCAAGATATATGAGCAAAGTATTTAGTAATGAATGGATGGAAAACCAAGGTTTCTTTGATATTCAAAATACCGATGTTCCTGAAAAAATAGAGTATATCGAGTAG